A segment of the Vibrio aquimaris genome:
TCGGCGTTTAAAAGTGGTGTTTGAACCCCCTTTGCCCGTAACCCAAGACGAGGAACCTTTTGCCCTTAGTGGTCTAGAAAGCTATCAAATGAGAGATAGCTTGCTTGAAGTTTTACTTGAGGCGCAACATAAAGGGGATCTTGAGCAACAAATTATTATCGACGATTTTATTGCAGAGCAAAGAGCTCAAGGAAAGTTACCAGTGGGCGCTTTTGGGGATATTGAGTTTGAAACCAATCGGGTCCAAGCGCAGGAGTTAGTCGAAAAGCTAGCTTGGCTTTGTTGTGACGAAAAAGAAGATCATGAAGTAAAGTTGTCGTTTGACGTATTAGGTGAGGGACGAGTTGTTGAACTTAGTGGTTGGTTAACACAAAACTATCGTTCAGGTTTGGTGCGCTTTCGCAGTGGTCGCATAAGAGCTCAAGATTACTTATCCGCTTGGATAGATCATCTAGCCATCAATGCCATGGGCCAAAACCAGCCTTCCCATCTGCTTGGTTATGATCGTAAAGAGGGTGTTGTACACTTAAGCTTTCCTTCAATCGCTGACATGTCATTGGCTCAATCTCATCTTGGTGAGTTGATTCGACTGTATTATCAAGGAATGACCACGCCCTTAGCTTATTTTCCCAATACCGCCTTAGCTTGTGTCGAAGCTGGCTTTAGTCGAGGCAGTTGGTCTGATAATCAAGAAAAGTCGTTTAAGAAGATGGCCGAAGTGTTCAACGATGGTTATTTCAGCAAAGGTGAAGGGGCGAACACTTATATTAATAGGATTTGGCCCCAGTGGAATGATGAGCTTGCAAGTCAAGTATGGGAGTTAGCGGCTTTGGTTATCCAAGCTCCGAGATTAGCTGTACAGGCCGATGACGAGAAGTAACCGGTGAAGGTGTTTAATAATGTCAATTATCACGAGTCTGCGCGGCTCTTTTATGTGCAAGTTAAAGGTGGAAAATAGTGACATCTAGACCGGCAGCTACATCGCTTAATACCATGACTTTTCCACTCCATGGCGCTCGCTTAATTGAGGCATCTGCAGGAACCGGAAAAACTTTTACTATCGCTGGCTTATACCTAAGGCTACTTCTTGGTCATGGTAGCGCAGAAACCAAACATCAGCAGCCATTGACCGTGGACCAAATATTAGTGGTCACTTTTACCGAAGCGGCAACGGCTGAGCTGCGCGATCGTATTCGAGCTCGTATTCATGATGCGAGGATCGCGTTTTCGAGAGGAAAAAGCACTGATCCTGTTATCGCACCCTTATTGAATCAAGTTGATGATCATCGCCAAGCTGCGGAGATTCTTTTGCAAGCCGAAAGACAAATGGATGAAGCGGCAGTTTTTACCATTCACGGCTTTTGTCAGAGAATGCTCACTCAAAATGCATTTGAATCGGGCAGTCGTTTTGACAACGAATTTATTACTGATGAAAGCCGGCTCAAAGCTCAGGTAGTTGCGGATTATTGGCGACGCAACTTTTATCCATTACCGCTGAATTTAGCGGGAGAGGTTCGCCGTCTTTGGGGCAATCCTAGTGAGTTATTAAGGAAAATCAGCCCATATTTGACTGGTTCTCCACTGCGAATTTCTGTCCCTGTTATGCAAGGCAGCTTAGCTGAACTCCATGCTGAAAATATTAATAAAGTCAACAAGCTTAAAGCGCTTTGGTTGTCTGGTAAGGATGATTATCTCGCCCTAATTAGTGACTCAGGAATTAATAAACGCAGCTACAGTAAAAAATCTTTGCCCGCATGGCTTGAAACGGTCGATGCTTGGGCATCTACAGACACAACTGGCTACGATTATCCCGATAAGCTGGAAAAGTTTTCCCAAAATGTATTGCAACAAAAAACGCCGAGTGGTGATGTGCCTTGCCACCCTGTATTTGTTGCGATAGAGCAATTTCTCTCCAGCCCCATCAGTTTAGAAGCGCCGATATTGGCTCATGCAATAGACCAATGCCGTGAAATGCTGAGCAAAGCCAAGCAGCAGAAACAGTGGTTGTCGTTTGATGATTTGCTGACTCAGCTTTCGGCCGCGATAGATGATGACGATGCCGAACAGCTTGCTTCGCGGATACGAACATTATATCCGGTTGCGATGATCGATGAGTTTCAAGATACTGACCCGCTGCAGTATAGTATTTTCAGTCGTATTTATCTGAGTGAACCACAATGTGGTTTGTTTATGATTGGCGATCCTAAACAGGCGATATATGGTTTTCGAGGGGCCGATATTTTTACTTATATCAAGGCCCGTAATCAGGTGTCATCTCATTTCACTTTGGGAACAAACTGGCGCTCAAGTAAAGACATGGTCACTGCGGTGAACCAGTTATTTGATACGCCAGATTGCCCGTTTATATACGATGATGATATTCCTTTTTTGCCCGTTGATACTAGCCCAGAAGCAGACAAACGCCAGTGGTTGTTAAATGGCAAAACACAACCTGCTTTGACTTTTTGGCTACAAGAAACCGAAAACACCCCTATTACTAAGGGCGAATACCAACAAGTAATGGCGCAAGCATGCGCGCAAGAAATTCAGCATATTTTAGTCTTGGCTCAGCAATCACAGGCGGTATTTGATGATGGGAAATCTCAGTATGGTATTCAAGCTGGAGATATCGCTGTATTGGTAAGAACTGGCAGTGAAGGACGTCTTATCAAGCAAGCATTAGCGGCGAAGGGCATTGCCAGCGTCTATCTGTCAAACCGTGATAATGTGTTTACTTCATCGGTTGCGCAAGATATTCAACGTTTATTGCAAGCCGTACTGACACCAGAAAATGAACGAGCGCTACGAGCTAGCATTGCTTCGGAGTTATTTGCATTAGACGCAGGATCACTAGATAAACTCAATAATGATGAAATTGAATGGGAAAATATCGTCAATGAGTTTAGAGAATATCGGCATTTGTGGATGCAGCGTGGTGTGTTGCCCATGCTTCGCAGCGTAATTAGTAAACGGCATATTGCAGAGCGTTTATTAGAGGAAGACAGTGGCGAGCGCTTTCTAACTGATTTGATGCACATTGGTGAGTTACTGCAACAAGCGAGTATCGAGTTAGATAGTGACCATGCGCTCTTACGTTGGTTAGCCCAATCCATCACTGATGCTGAAGCAGGCTTTGGCGGCAGTGAAGAACAGATTCAGCGTTTGGAATCTGAGCGTAACTTGGTACAAATCATTACTATCCACAAATCCAAAGGGTTGGAATATGACCTAGTCTTTTTGCCATTTGTGTTTTCTTATCGCAAGGCCAGTGAAGCCAAGTATTATGATAGTCAACTGGATCAAACTATACTCGATATCAGGGCGCAGGAGGCGTCACTTCAACAAGCTGATAAAGAGCGGTTAGCCGAAGATCTACGTCTCCTTTATGTTGCGCTGACGCGAGCTGTCTACAGCTGTTTTGTTGGCGCGGCACCAATTC
Coding sequences within it:
- the recB gene encoding exodeoxyribonuclease V subunit beta → MTFPLHGARLIEASAGTGKTFTIAGLYLRLLLGHGSAETKHQQPLTVDQILVVTFTEAATAELRDRIRARIHDARIAFSRGKSTDPVIAPLLNQVDDHRQAAEILLQAERQMDEAAVFTIHGFCQRMLTQNAFESGSRFDNEFITDESRLKAQVVADYWRRNFYPLPLNLAGEVRRLWGNPSELLRKISPYLTGSPLRISVPVMQGSLAELHAENINKVNKLKALWLSGKDDYLALISDSGINKRSYSKKSLPAWLETVDAWASTDTTGYDYPDKLEKFSQNVLQQKTPSGDVPCHPVFVAIEQFLSSPISLEAPILAHAIDQCREMLSKAKQQKQWLSFDDLLTQLSAAIDDDDAEQLASRIRTLYPVAMIDEFQDTDPLQYSIFSRIYLSEPQCGLFMIGDPKQAIYGFRGADIFTYIKARNQVSSHFTLGTNWRSSKDMVTAVNQLFDTPDCPFIYDDDIPFLPVDTSPEADKRQWLLNGKTQPALTFWLQETENTPITKGEYQQVMAQACAQEIQHILVLAQQSQAVFDDGKSQYGIQAGDIAVLVRTGSEGRLIKQALAAKGIASVYLSNRDNVFTSSVAQDIQRLLQAVLTPENERALRASIASELFALDAGSLDKLNNDEIEWENIVNEFREYRHLWMQRGVLPMLRSVISKRHIAERLLEEDSGERFLTDLMHIGELLQQASIELDSDHALLRWLAQSITDAEAGFGGSEEQIQRLESERNLVQIITIHKSKGLEYDLVFLPFVFSYRKASEAKYYDSQLDQTILDIRAQEASLQQADKERLAEDLRLLYVALTRAVYSCFVGAAPIRDGRSSKEPTGVHHSAIGHLLQNGQQAGVAELTAAIEKQVNNQTCIKLVSLPEFNSEKLITNQVEQVKLTAKELQASIDRNWRITSYSGLVKQGASRAFNEAATDILTLDLDSFDDKEVENELEPQKNIFTFPKGARAGTFLHTVFEDIEFTEPATSSTNTKVIIDLMEGEQLDSGWLPVLQGLVETVLTTPLDGKKLKLNQKSSSSRLVEMEFLLPIEVLTAPALNRVIQRYDPLSAKAGDLGFHSVQGMLKGFIDLVFEHQGQYFILDWKSNYLGDSVSDYHGDALNNAMAEHRYDLQYQIYALALHRFLRSRLPDYDYHAHFGGVYYLFLRGMDGQSEHGIFYARPSLALLNDLDSLIDGHSIEPKQTDSGQMELI